From the Osmerus eperlanus chromosome 21, fOsmEpe2.1, whole genome shotgun sequence genome, one window contains:
- the LOC134007574 gene encoding L-threonine 3-dehydrogenase, mitochondrial-like isoform X2, which yields MLRRRFGENNVILSDIRMPPNDVYHSGPFIYSDILDCKNLREIVVNNNISWLVHYSAVLSAVGEDNVSLARQVNITGFHNILDISAEHGLRVFVPSTIGAFGPSSPRDPTPELCVQRPRTIYGVSKVHAELMGEYYHHRYGLDFRCLRYPGIISADSQPGGGTTDYAVQIFHAAVKSGRFECNLRSDTRLPMMYIDDCLRATLEVLEAPDEALGSRTYNINAMSFTPHELAVEMQKVLPELRVTYNVDPVRQAIADSWPMAFDDSAARRDWGWKHEYDLPELVQTMLTHITPGNRLARAY from the exons ATGCTGCG GAGACGATTTGGGGAAAACAATGTGATTCTGTCAGACATCAGAATGCCGCCCAATGATGTCTACCACAGTG GTCCGTTTATCTACTCTGACATCCTGGACTGTAAGAACCTGAGGGAGATTGTGGTTAACAACAACATCAGCTGGTTGGTCCACTACTCTGCTGTGTTGTCTGCTGTGGGAGAGGACAACGTAAGCCTGGCTAGACAGGTCAACATCACAG GTTTCCATAACATATTAGACATATCAGCAGAACATGGTCTTCGTGTGTTTGTCCCCAGCACTATCGGAGCCTTCGGGCCCTCCTCACCTAGGGACCCCACCCCTGAGCTGTGTGTGCAGAGACCTCGCACCATATATGGTGTCTCCAAAGTCCACGCTGAGCTGATGGGAgag TACTACCACCACAGGTATGGGCTGGACTTCCGTTGTCTCAGATACCCAGGGATCATCTCTGCTGACTCCCAGCCTGGTGGGGGCACGACGG aTTACGCTGTCCAGATCTTCCACGCGGCTGTGAAGAGCGGTAGGTTTGAGTGTAACCTGCGCAGCGACACCAGGCTGCCCATGATGTACATCGACGACTGCCTGAGGGCCACGCTGGAGGTGCTGGAGGCCCCCGACGAGGCCCTGGGCTCTCGCACCTACAACATCAACGCCATGAGCTTCACTCCCCACGAGCTGGCTGTGGAGATGCAGAAGGTGCTGCCTGAGTTGAGGGTCACGTACAACGTGGACCCTGTCAGACAGGCTATAG CGGACAGCTGGCCAATGGCGTTTGACGACAGCGCGGCACGGCGGGACTGGGGTTGGAAGCATGAATACGACCTTCCGGAACTCGTCCAGACGATGCTCACTCACATCACCCCTGGCAACCGGCTGGCACGCGCCTACTAA
- the LOC134007574 gene encoding L-threonine 3-dehydrogenase, mitochondrial-like isoform X1, whose product MIVAGLSGVSRCALPARNSIIRPLKTVRSIISPLSQVSPVAGIHSSSLTEKEHPKVLITGGLGQLGVGLAKMLRRRFGENNVILSDIRMPPNDVYHSGPFIYSDILDCKNLREIVVNNNISWLVHYSAVLSAVGEDNVSLARQVNITGFHNILDISAEHGLRVFVPSTIGAFGPSSPRDPTPELCVQRPRTIYGVSKVHAELMGEYYHHRYGLDFRCLRYPGIISADSQPGGGTTDYAVQIFHAAVKSGRFECNLRSDTRLPMMYIDDCLRATLEVLEAPDEALGSRTYNINAMSFTPHELAVEMQKVLPELRVTYNVDPVRQAIADSWPMAFDDSAARRDWGWKHEYDLPELVQTMLTHITPGNRLARAY is encoded by the exons ATGATTGTGGCCGGGTTGAGTGGTGTGTCACGATGTGCGTTACCGGCAAGGAACAGCATCATCAGGCCGCTAAAAACAGTGCGTAGCATCATTTCCCCCCTGTCTCAAGTCAGTCCCGTGGCTGGCATTCACTCCTCGTCATTAACGGAGAAAGAACACCCCAAAGTCCTCATAACAG GGGGGCTGGGccagctgggggtggggcttgccAAGATGCTGCG GAGACGATTTGGGGAAAACAATGTGATTCTGTCAGACATCAGAATGCCGCCCAATGATGTCTACCACAGTG GTCCGTTTATCTACTCTGACATCCTGGACTGTAAGAACCTGAGGGAGATTGTGGTTAACAACAACATCAGCTGGTTGGTCCACTACTCTGCTGTGTTGTCTGCTGTGGGAGAGGACAACGTAAGCCTGGCTAGACAGGTCAACATCACAG GTTTCCATAACATATTAGACATATCAGCAGAACATGGTCTTCGTGTGTTTGTCCCCAGCACTATCGGAGCCTTCGGGCCCTCCTCACCTAGGGACCCCACCCCTGAGCTGTGTGTGCAGAGACCTCGCACCATATATGGTGTCTCCAAAGTCCACGCTGAGCTGATGGGAgag TACTACCACCACAGGTATGGGCTGGACTTCCGTTGTCTCAGATACCCAGGGATCATCTCTGCTGACTCCCAGCCTGGTGGGGGCACGACGG aTTACGCTGTCCAGATCTTCCACGCGGCTGTGAAGAGCGGTAGGTTTGAGTGTAACCTGCGCAGCGACACCAGGCTGCCCATGATGTACATCGACGACTGCCTGAGGGCCACGCTGGAGGTGCTGGAGGCCCCCGACGAGGCCCTGGGCTCTCGCACCTACAACATCAACGCCATGAGCTTCACTCCCCACGAGCTGGCTGTGGAGATGCAGAAGGTGCTGCCTGAGTTGAGGGTCACGTACAACGTGGACCCTGTCAGACAGGCTATAG CGGACAGCTGGCCAATGGCGTTTGACGACAGCGCGGCACGGCGGGACTGGGGTTGGAAGCATGAATACGACCTTCCGGAACTCGTCCAGACGATGCTCACTCACATCACCCCTGGCAACCGGCTGGCACGCGCCTACTAA
- the xkr6a gene encoding XK-related protein 6, translating to MAAQSDGSTGVICGFAQLYEGDAEEPLDSAAIHICQCCRTSSCYWGCRSACLGSLLGGSPPGVGGPGVRETHCPPHERLWLDCLWIILALVVFFWDVGTDLFLAADYYSRQDYLWFGLTLFFVLVPSVLVQILSFRWFVQDYTGGGLGAVEGLTKRGSAGLATVYPGRDRVKLASVWLWQATIHILQLGQVWRYIRTLYLGIQSRRQRQHQRRWYWAMMFEYADVNMLRLLETFLESAPQLVLQLCIMIQENKAETLQCVSSLGSLLSLAWVLASYHKLLRDSRDDQRSMSYRGALLHLCWRLFTISSRVLSLALFASLFHLYFGIFVVLHWCAMAFWVIHGGTDFCMSKWEEVLFNMVVGVVYVFCWFNVKEGRTRYRMVVYYSVVLAENTILTGLWYAYRDPAATDSYAVQALCGVYLTFAGGVAVMLIYYGFLHPAHAHIHPSPASSCCAQLLWGLPLPPSAPPSAPPTPAHLAKSQTEDNVAETCLPVFQVRSSPPASRPEGPLIKIDMPRKRYPAWDAHYVDRRLRRTINILQYITPAAVGIRYRDGPLLYELLQYESSL from the exons ATGGCCGCGCAGTCCGACGGAAGCACAGGGGTTATATGTGGGTTTGCGCAGCTCTATGAAGGGGACGCGGAAGAGCCTTTGGACTCGGCAGCAATTCACATTTGCCAATGCTGCCGAACCTCTTCCTGCTACTGGGGCTGTCGCTCCGCGTGTTTGGGGTCCCTGCTCGGAGGTAGCCCGCCGGGGGTTGGGGGGCCCGGGGTCAGGGAGACGCACTGTCCGCCTCACGAGCGCCTGTGGCTGGACTGCCTGTGGATTATCCTCGCTCTGGTGGTGTTCTTCTGGGACGTTGGCACAGACTTGTTTCTCGCGGCGGACTATTATTCGAGACAGGACTATCTGTGGTTCGGTCTTACACTGTTCTTCGTGCTCGTGCCGTCTGTGCTGGTCCAGATTTTGAGTTTCAGATGGTTTGTTCAGGATTACACGGGGGGAGGACTCGGGGCGGTTGAGGGGCTAACAAAACGAGGGTCTGCAGGACTGGCTACGGTCTATCCCGGGAGAGACCGGGTCAAGCTGGCATCGGTGTGGCTGTGGCAGGCCACCATACACATATTGCAGCTGGGGCAGGTGTGGAG GTACATCCGGACACTGTACCTGGGGATCCAGTCCCGGAGGCAGCGGCAGCACCAGCGGCGCTGGTACTGGGCCATGATGTTCGAGTACGCAGACGTGAACATGCTGCGTCTGCTGGAGACCTTCCTGGAGAGCGCCCCTCAGCTGGTGCTGCAGCTGTGCATCATGATACAGGAGAACAAGGCAGAGACGCTGCAGT gtgtgtcatCTCTGGGCTCCCTGCTGTCTCTGGCCTGGGTGCTGGCCTCCTACCACAAGCTCCTGCGTGACTCCAGGGACGACCAGCGCAGCATGAGCTACCGGGgcgccctcctccacctgtgCTGGCGCCTCTTCACCATCTCCTCCCGCGtgctctccctcgccctcttcGCCTCGCTCTTCCACCTCTACTTCGGCATCTTCGTGGTGCTGCACTGGTGCGCCATGGCCTTCTGGGTGATCCACGGGGGCACAGACTTCTGCATGTCCAAGTGGGAGGAGGTGCTGTTCAACATGGTGGTGGGCGTGGTGTACGTCTTCTGCTGGTTCAACGTGAAGGAAGGGAGGACGCGCTACAGGATGGTGGTGTACTACTCGGTGGTGCTGGCTGAGAACACCATCCTGACCGGCCTGTG gtatGCATACAGGGACCCTGCGGCGACAGATTCCTACGCCGTCCAGGCGCTGTGCGGCGTTTACCTGACCTTCGCAGGGGGTGTGGCCGTCATGCTCATCTACTACGGCTTCCTCCACCCCGCCCACGCCCACATCCACcccagccccgcctcctcctgcTGCGCCCAGCTGCTCTGGGggctgcccctgcccccctccgcgcccccctccgccccccccaccccggctCACCTGGCCAAGTCCCAGACTGAGGACAACGTGGCGGAAACCTGCCTCCCGGTGTTCCAGGTGCGCTCCTCACCCCCCGCCTCCAGGCCCGAAGGGCCCCTCATCAAGATAGACATGCCCAGGAAGCGCTATCCGGCCTGGGATGCCCACTACGTGGACAGGCGCCTGAGGAGGACCATCAACATCCTGCAGTACATTACCCCCGCAGCAGTGGGCATTCGTTACAGAGACGGGCCCCTGCTCTATGAACTACTGCAGTACGAGTCCTCcctctga
- the enpp4 gene encoding bis(5'-adenosyl)-triphosphatase enpp4, which yields MLLWFLLGFLCGCSSLAAVPQTGTDVNSTTPPPVLLVSFDGFRADYLKRFSLPNLEKLYSQGVLVEQLTNVFTTKTFPNHYSLVTGLYAESHGILASSMYDPATHKKFSPSQDSDPFWWNQAEPIWLHALDYGLSTAAMMWPGCDVHIRNRTATHFQNYTSTMTFQQRLGLVVKWLLGDEKEKGVSFAALYWEEPDGTGHKYGPDNTTAMAHALKQVDENVGLLMSELNSTGLWGRINLIVTSDHGMAQCSPERIIRLNSCLHPDNYTLVDLTPVAALIPTADTGVVFSLLKKCHPHMTAYRKEAIPDKLHYRNNKHIQPIILVADEGWTIVQQGELPRLGDHGYDNTLPSMHPFLAAVGPGFRSGYSLPMLQSVDVYPLVCHLLSIPPGPNNGSLAQARCLLAGESCSSLIMVIGIVVGVLLLLTTLTGLFQFIKPRPSASRPFQRIQLDDDDEDDDPLLG from the exons ATGTTGCTCTGGTTCCTGCTGGGCTTCCTTTGTGGCTGCTCCTCATTGGCTGCTGTGCCGCAGACAGGAACTGATGTTAACAGCACTACCCCTCCCCCGGTGCTTCTGGTGTCGTTTGATGGCTTCCGAGCCGACTACCTCAAGAGATTCTCCCTCCCTAACCTGGAGAAACTCTACTCCCAGGGTGTCCTAGTGGAACAGCTCACCAATGTTTTCACCACCAAGACCTTCCCCAATCACTACAGTCTG GTGACAGGGCTGTATGCGGAGTCCCATGGGATTCTGGCCAGCAGCATGTATGACCCGGCGACCCACAAGAAATTCAGCCCCTCCCAGGATAGCGACCCGTTCTGGTGGAATCAAGCGGAGCCCATCTGGCTCCACGCGCTGGATTACGGGTTGTCGACGGCGGCGATGATGTGGCCTGGTTGTGACGTACATATCAGAAACCGCACTGCCACACACTTCCAGAACTACACTTCTACCATGACCTTTCAGCAACGCCTGGGCCTTGTTGTCAAGTGGTTGCTAGGTGATGAGAAG GAGAAAGGAGTGTCGTTTGCGGCCCTCTACTGGGAGGAGCCTGATGGGACAGGACACAAGTACGGCCCTGACAACACCACCGCCATGGCCCACGCCCTGAAACAG GTGGATGAGAATGTGGGTCTTCTGATGTCAGAGCTGAACAGCACGGGCTTGTGGGGTCGGATCAACCTGATTGTGACCAGTGACCACGGCATGGCCCAGTGTTCCCCCGAACGCATCATACGCCTGAACTCCTGTCTCCACCCAGACAACTACACTCTGGTGGACCTAACGCCCGTGGCCGCTCTCATACCCAcagctg acACAGGAGTTGTCTTCTCCCTGCTGAAGAAATGCCACCCCCACATGACCGCCTACCGAAAGGAAGCCATCCCTGATAAGCTGCACTACAGGAACAACAAACATATCCAGCCAATCATATTGGTTGCAGACGAAGGCTGGACCATCGTCCAGCAAGGAGAGCTACCAAGAT TGGGTGACCATGGCTATGACAACAcacttcccagcatgcacccgTTCCTGGCGGCTGTAGGACCGGGCTTCCGTAGCGGTTACAGTCTCCCTATGTTACAGAGCGTGGACGTGTACCCTCTGGTGTGCCACCTACTCTCCATCCCCCCAGGGCCCAACAACGGCTCCCTAGCCCAGGCCCGCTGCCTGCTGGCTGGGGAGAGCTGCTCGTCTCTGATCATGGTTATCGGGATCGTTGTGGGAGTCCTGCTGCTGCTCACCACCTTGACTG GTCTGTTCCAGTTCATCAAGCCGCGTCCTTCCGCATCTCGGCCCTTCCAGCGCATCCAGCTGGATGACGACGATGAAGACGACGACCCTCTGTTGGGGTAG